From a region of the Coffea arabica cultivar ET-39 chromosome 3e, Coffea Arabica ET-39 HiFi, whole genome shotgun sequence genome:
- the LOC113737872 gene encoding protein trichome birefringence-like 4, with protein MDSFKNLFFDFSRNFGQSLPKSRTKGLFTLFLTLVLAIIFFSPLSNKSPAVTSKNLVSHLHPGSNYISSLSSIVPSEPHFISQPPRTCTDAVTFSAVNKSNETSRMHESVATHENIISSCDIFDGNWILDDSEPLYRPGSCPFIDDAFNCFKNGRPDSDYLRLRWKPHGCEIPRFDGLKMLKMLSGKRLVFVGDSLNRNMWESLVCALRGSLGNTSNVYEVSGRREFRTEGFYSFKFQDFNLSVDFIKSPFLVQEWKLTTKAGMRRETLRLDMIQASSTKYHDADIIIFNTGHWWTHHKTSKGNNYFQEGNRVYNTLGVTDAFTKALKTWARWVDSNINSSQTTVFFRGYSASHFKGGQWNSGGSCEGETVPITNDTYLSPHPWMMTILESVISEMKTPVFLLNITKMTDYRKDGHPSIFSQPETIRRPGMIQDCSHWCLPGIPDSWNELLYVSLLASRNKFS; from the exons ATGGATTCGTTCAAGAACTTGTTCTTCGATTTCTCAAGAAACTTCGGTCAATCACTGCCAAAATCCAGAACGAAAGGGCTTTTCACTCTGTTTTTAACTCTAGTTCTTGCCATCATCTTCTTCTCACCCCTATCCAACAAATCCCCTGCTGTAACTTCCAAAAATCTCGTTTCTCATCTTCACCCCGGCTCAAATTACATCTCTTCTTTATCCTCAATTGTCCCCAGTGAACCCCATTTCATTTCACAGCCTCCAAGAACTTGCACTGATGCTGTCACGTTTTCTGCTGTCAATAAGAGCAATGAAACTTCAAGAATGCATGAAAGCGTGGCAACTCATGAAAACATCATCAGTTCTTGTGATATCTTTGATGGGAACTGGATTCTGGATGATTCTGAGCCGCTCTATAGACCAGGATCTTGTCCTTTCATTGATGATGCCTTCAATTGTTTCAAGAATGGCAGGCCAGATTCAGATTATCTTAGGCTCAGGTGGAAACCCCATGGCTGTGAAATTCCAAG GTTTGATGGATTGAAAATGCTGAAAATGTTGAGTGGAAAGAGACTGGTGTTTGTAGGGGACTCGCTGAACAGAAACATGTGGGAATCATTGGTCTGTGCTCTAAGAGGATCATTGGGCAATACCAGCAATGTGTATGAAGTTTCGGGTCGCCGCGAATTCAGGACAGAAGGATTTTATTCCTTCAAGTTCCAG GATTTTAATTTGTCAGTGGACTTCATTAAATCCCCATTCCTAGTTCAAGAATGGAAACTCACTACTAAGGCTGGAATGCGGAGAGAAACATTGAGATTGGACATGATTCAGGCTTCCTCGACCAAGTATCATGACGCTGATATCATTATCTTCAATACAGGCCACTGGTGGACTCACCACAAGACATCTAAAGG GAATAACTATTTCCAGGAAGGCAACCGCGTCTACAACACATTAGGAGTAACAGATGCATTTACTAAGGCCCTGAAGACATGGGCTCGTTGGGTCGATTCCAATATTAACAGCAGTCAAACAACGGTCTTTTTCCGCGGATACTCTGCTTCCCACTTCAA AGGTGGTCAATGGAATTCAGGAGGAAGCTGTGAAGGCGAGACGGTACCAATAACAAATGACACCTATCTTTCTCCACATCCATGGATGATGACCATCCTCGAATCGGTGATATCAGAGATGAAGACCCCAGTATTCCTCCTGAACATTACAAAAATGACAGACTACAGAAAGGATGGCCATCCTTCTATATTCAGCCAGCCAGAAACAATTAGGAGGCCTGGGATGATACAAGACTGCAGCCACTGGTGCCTTCCTGGGATTCCAGATTCCTGGAATGAGCTTCTATATGTTTCTTTGCTCGCATCCCGCAATAAATTTTCGTAG
- the LOC113736612 gene encoding uncharacterized protein, with product MAGVGRSEEQHQHRTASATENHEVASQDKKYGGIVPKKKPLISKDPERAFFDSADWALCKQGAGACHEKSTVAVETLRPKLQRTPHQQLPPRRPTCTSGSGRDSS from the exons ATGGCAGGCGTTGGCAGAAGCGAAGAGCAACATCAGCACCGTACTGCCTCTGCCACCGAAAATCATGAG GTGGCATCTCAAGACAAGAAATATGGGGGAATCGTGCCAAAGAAAAAGCCCTTAATATCCAAG GATCCCGAGCGAGCCTTCTTTGATTCAGCAGACTGGGCTTTGTGCAAG CAAGGTGCAGGCGCATGTCATGAGAAATCAACAGTTGCTGTGGAGACATTGCGGCCAAAGCTACAG AGAACGCCTCATCAGCAATTGCCTCCTAGGAGGCCAACTTGTACGTCTGGAAGTGGAAGGGATTCTTCATAA
- the LOC113736419 gene encoding uncharacterized protein has protein sequence MRRFCSLASRASPFEKEQHCQTKLRVQKSAKVKSLTTPFARNPAAPSTGKNFKDPNLNPISITSAAVPKQNPRLHSKPIDHQYFTHILSRKDWYILLRQEFKARRVNLNCQSIISILQNQENPLLPLRFYIWVLSINPSFGKNQSIRGVLSNTLYRKGPVLLSAELVQDIRNSGSGITEDLLCVLIGSWGRLGLAKYCAEVYEQISYLGLSPSTRLYNAVIDALVKANSLDLAYLKFQQMQVDKCFPDRFTYNILIHGVCKVGLVDEALRLLKQMEGMGFAPNVFTYTILIDGFCTAKRVDEAFAFLEKMKEKNVTPNTATYRSLVNGLFRCLSPSEAFKLLSRWVDRELNLPKVACDAILCCLSDSFLPREAAAFLRKCCQRGYAVDSSTFDVTMTCLIKGLDLEETCQLLDKFTELGTKVGLRTYLLIIEVLFSSGREEKGNQYLKQMLHDGLVRNVNSYNMLIDCFCKAKMIGLASEAFSKMHNRGIRPNLVTFNTLINAHYKAGNIVKAQELLVMFLEYGFRPDIYTFSSVIDGLCRAHRIEDAFDCLTEMVEWGVTPNAHTYNILIRWLCVTGDVSKAVNLLRQMQIDGIRPDVFSFNALIQRFCRSNEIEKAQRLLLSMLALDLSPDNFTYTAFIRTLCELGRFDEAIRLFHCMEANGCVPDAYTCNSFIQILVKKAKFHEAQNIYNDYRERGMPLKPISVF, from the coding sequence ATGAGAAGGTTTTGTTCATTGGCTTCCAGGGCTTCACCTTTTGAGAAGGAACAACATTGCCAGACGAAACTAAGAGTTCAAAAGTCCGCAAAGGTCAAGTCTTTAACAACTCCGTTTGCTCGAAACCCTGCCGCCCCTTCAACAGGTAAAAATTTCAAAGATCCTAACTTGAATCCAATTTCAATTACTTCTGCTGCGGTTCCTAAACAAAACCCGAGATTGCATTCGAAGCCTATTGATCACCAGTACTTTACTCACATTCTGTCGAGAAAAGATTGGTATATATTGCTGAGACAAGAGTTTAAGGCCCGGAGAGTGAATTTGAACTGCCAGTCAATCATTAGtattttgcaaaatcaagaaaaccCTTTACTCCCTCTGCGATTTTATATCTGGGTTTTGAGTATTAACCCTTCATTCGGCAAGAATCAGTCGATTCGGGGTGTTTTGAGTAATACCCTTTATAGGAAAGGTCCAGTTTTGTTGTCAGCTGAACTGGTTCAGGATATTAGAAATTCTGGTTCTGGAATTACTGAGGATTTGCTTTGTGTTCTGATTGGCAGCTGGGGGAGGTTAGGGCTAGCGAAGTATTGCGCTGAAGTTTATGAGCAGATATCATATTTGGGTCTCAGTCCTAGCACTAGGTTATACAATGCAGTCATTGACGCTTTAGTGAAGGCTAATTCACTTGACCTGGCTTACCTGAAGTTTCAGCAAATGCAGGTGGATAAATGTTTTCCTGACAGGTTTACGTATAATATTCTCATTCATGGAGTTTGTAAGGTTGGCTTAGTTGATGAGGCACTTCGTTTGTTGAAGCAAATGGAGGGAATGGGATTTGCACCCAATGTGTTTACATATACAATCCTAATTGATGGGTTTTGTACTGCTAAACGTGTAGATGAGGCATTTGCCTTTctagaaaaaatgaaggaaaagaaTGTGACCCCAAATACTGCTACTTATAGGTCCTTAGTTAATGGATTGTTTAGATGTTTATCCCCATCTGAAGCCTTTAAGTTATTGTCAAGATGGGTGGACAGAGAGCTTAATTTGCCTAAAGTTGCTTGTGATGCGATACTATGCTGCCTTTCTGATAGTTTTTTGCCAAGGGAGGCTGCTGCATTTCTTAGAAAATGTTGTCAAAGGGGTTATGCTGTCGATAGTTCAACATTTGATGTTACAATGACTTGTTTGATTAAGGGATTGGATCTTGAGGAGACTTGCCAGTTGTTAGATAAATTTACTGAACTGGGTACAAAGGTGGGGTTAAGAACGTATCTGCTTATTATTGAGGTATTGTTCAGCTCAGGACGAGAAGAAAAAGGTAATCAATACCTGAAGCAGATGCTCCATGATGGGCTTGTGAGGAATGTAAATTCATATAATATGCTGATTGACTGCTTCTGCAAGGCAAAAATGATTGGACTTGCTTCAGAAGCTTTTTCAAAGATGCATAACAGAGGTATTCGCCCTAATCTTGTTACTTTCAATACTCTCATTAATGCACACTACAAGGCTGGGAATATAGTAAAGGCACAAGAACTGCTTGTAATGTTCTTAGAGTATGGATTCAGACCTGATATCTACACTTTTAGTTCAGTGATTGATGGACTTTGTAGAGCACACCGAATTGAGGATGCTTTTGATTGTTTAACGGAAATGGTGGAGTGGGGAGTCACCCCAAATGCACACACATACAATATATTAATCCGCTGGTTATGTGTCACTGGAGATGTCTCTAAAGCTGTGAATCTGTTGAGACAAATGCAAATTGATGGGATAAGGCCTGACGTTTTCTCATTTAATGCTCTAATTCAACGTTTTTGCAGAAGTAATGAGATTGAGAAGGCACAAAGACTGCTTTTAAGCATGTTAGCATTGGATTTGAGTCCTGATAATTTTACATACACAGCTTTTATAAGGACCTTGTGTGAGTTAGGAAGATTTGATGAAGCAATAAGGTTGTTTCACTGTATGGAGGCTAATGGATGTGTCCCTGATGCATATACATGTAACTCATTTATTCAAATTTTGGTTAAGAAAGCTAAATTTCATGAAGCGCAAAACATCTATAATGACTACAGGGAGAGAGGTATGCCATTAAAGCCCATCAGTGTTTTCTAG
- the LOC113736420 gene encoding uncharacterized protein: MAFSFALRHSRLALAVFYILISLGKFGKSQGTPSETAAAGVLANEYLPGQVGANQGYPQTGSVDKDPDHIVNEALQCFDEKQIYSSCSEAYRLSSSGDLNVPAEYTDQYCTGPCVSETHLVLNCIEGVLLQFKFYNQATISDVRETIKSGCSYGPKRGDFNVAERIQEEHSNGHRTNFSLFLSGLVLIIMTRRLML, encoded by the exons ATGGCTTTCTCATTTGCCTTGAGGCATTCGCGTTTAGCTCTGGCTGTGTTTTATATCCTTATTTCTCTTGGAAAATTTG GCAAATCACAAGGGACTCCTTCAGAAACAGCTGCTGCAGGAGTACTTGCAAACGAATATTTGCCCGGACAAGTAGGTGCAAATCAAGGTTACCCCCAAACAGGAAGCGTGGATAAGGATCCGGATCATATTGTCAATGAAGCCCTGCAATGTTTCGATGAAAAGCAA ATTTACAGCAGCTGCAGTGAAGCTTATAGATTGTCCTCGAGTGGAGACCTTAACGTGCCAGCAGAATACACAGACCAGTACTGCACTGGACCTTGTGTCTCTGAGACACACCTTGTTCTTAACTGCATCGAAGGTGTACTCTTGCAGTTCAAGTTCTACAATCAGGCCACtataagtgacgtgagagagaCAATCAAATCCGGATGTAGCTATGGCCCTAAAAGAG GTGACTTTAATGTAGCTGAGCGGATCCAGGAGGAACATAGCAATGGGCACAGGACTAATTTCAGTCTTTTTCTTTCTGgccttgttttgatcataatGACACGTCGTTTAATGCTCTGA
- the LOC113738057 gene encoding beta-D-xylosidase 1-like: MAQSQRQCFSFPIIFLLIFLSSYTGQSRPPFACDPNNALSKTFPFCSVSLHIRDRVKDLLGRLTLQEKIRLLVNNAAPVERLGIKGYEWWSEALHGVARSPGVHFGGEFPGATSFPQVITTAASFNASLWEQIGRVVSDEARAMYNGGAAGLSFWSPNVNIFRDPRWGRGQETPGEDPIVASRYATSYVRGLQSPVGNSLKVAACCKHYTAYDLDQWNDVDRFHFNARVNKQDLEDTYNVPFKACVVEGRVASVMCSYNQVNGKPTCADPSLLRGTIRGQWRLDGYIVSDCDSVDTFFNQQHFTPTPEDAVAATIRAGLDLDCGPFLAIFTERAIRAGKLSVALVDAALTNTLHVQMRLGMFDGARQPYLNLGPKDVCTPAHKQLALEAAHQGIVLLQNRARSLPLSTHLHRTVAMIGPNSDATETMIGNYAGIPCGYISPLQGIGRYARTIHQAGCNGVACISNHQFGAAEAAARQADATVLVMGLDQSIEAEAKDRLSLLLPGLQQELVSRVARASRGPVILVLMCGSPVDVTFAKNDPRIAAILWAGYPGQAGGAAIADIIFGTTNPGAKLPMTWYPQDYVAKVPMTDMGMRPDPSRGYPGRTYRFYKGPVVFPFGFGLSYTAFKVALAHAPTTVPVTLASNYAFKNMTLLKDAVRVSHSNCDAMKLGMHFDVQNVGERDGSHSLLVFSTPPAGKWAPAKQLVAFEKVHVLAGAQQRISVHFDACKHLSVVDRFGIRRIPMGVHSLQIGDLEHAITLQAAVEEIKS; this comes from the exons ATGGCTCAAAGCCAACGGCAATGCTTCTCATTTCCCATCATTTTCCTTCTCATTTTCCTATCCTCTTATACGGGACAATCACGTCCACCATTCGCGTGCGACCCCAACAATGCATTGTCCAAAACCTTCCCCTTCTGTAGCGTTTCTCTTCATATAAGAGATAGGGTTAAAGATTTGCTGGGACGACTGACATTGCAGGAAAAAATAAGATTGCTAGTAAATAATGCTGCACCGGTGGAGAGGTTAGGTATCAAGGGCTACGAATGGTGGTCGGAGGCGCTTCATGGGGTGGCTAGATCACCCGGAGTCCATTTTGGAGGTGAATTCCCCGGTGCAACCAGCTTCCCTCAAGTTATCACCACCGCCGCCTCATTCAATGCTTCCTTGTGGGAACAAATTGGCCGG GTGGTTTCTGATGAAGCGAGAgcaatgtacaatggaggggcTGCCGGTCTATCATTTTGGAGCCCAAACGTGAACATATTCAGAGATCCGAGATGGGGGAGGGGCCAGGAAACCCCCGGTGAAGACCCCATTGTGGCTTCTAGGTACGCCACCAGTTACGTGAGGGGGCTTCAGAGCCCAGTTGGGAATAGCTTGAAGGTTGCTGCTTGTTGCAAACACTACACTGCTTATGACCTGGATCAGTGGAATGATGTGGACCGCTTCCATTTCAATGCCAGG GTAAACAAACAGGACTTGGAGGACACTTACAACGTGCCCTTCAAAGCTTGTGTGGTGGAGGGCAGGGTGGCCAGTGTAATGTGCTCGTACAATCAGGTCAATGGAAAGCCCACCTGTGCTGATCCCAGCCTGCTTCGTGGAACCATCCGTGGGCAGTGGCGGCTGGATGG GTATATTGTCTCGGATTGTGATTCCGTCGACACTTTCTTTAATCAACAACATTTCACCCCCACTCCAGAAGATGCAGTTGCAGCTACCATTAGAGCAG GATTGGATTTGGACTGTGGGCCTTTTCTTGCAATTTTCACTGAGAGGGCCATTCGTGCCGGCAAACTATCCGTGGCTCTTGTTGATGCGGCCTTAACAAACACATTACATGTCCAAATGCGCTTGGGCATGTTCGATGGAGCTAGACAGCCTTACCTGAACTTGGGTCCAAAAGATGTCTGTACACCCGCCCATAAACAACTAGCCCTTGAAGCTGCCCATCAAGGAATTGTTCTTCTCCAGAATAGGGCCAGATCTTTGCCTCTGTCTACACACCTTCACCGCACTGTTGCCATGATTGGGCCCAATTCTGATGCCACGGAAACTATGATAGGCAACTATGCTG GGATACCATGTGGTTACATTAGCCCTTTGCAAGGCATAGGAAGATATGCTAGGACAATTCATCAAGCAGGGTGCAATGGTGTTGCTTGCATCAGTAACCACCAATTTGGTGCAGCTGAGGCTGCTGCCCGGCAGGCAGATGCAACTGTCCTAGTGATGGGGCTAGATCAATCGATTGAAGCCGAAGCCAAGGATCGATTAAGCCTCCTTTTGCCTGGACTACAGCAGGAACTTGTCTCCAGGGTGGCAAGAGCTTCAAGAGGACCTGTAATTTTAGTCTTGATGTGTGGCAGTCCTGTGGATGTCACATTTGCCAAGAATGATCCACGCATTGCAGCCATCTTGTGGGCCGGCTACCCTGGTCAAGCTGGAGGTGCTGCCATTGCTGATATAATTTTTGGAACAACCAATCCAG GAGCAAAGCTTCCCATGACATGGTATCCACAGGACTATGTAGCTAAAGTGCCAATGACAGATATGGGTATGAGGCCGGATCCATCAAGAGGCTATCCGGGACGAACTTACAGATTTTACAAAGGACCAGTTGTGTTTCCATTTGGTTTTGGTCTGAGTTATACAGCTTTTAAGGTAGCATTAGCCCATGCTCCAACCACCGTTCCAGTGACTCTAGCAAGCAATTATGCATTTAAAAATATGACATTGTTGAAGGATGCAGTCAGAGTTTCTCACAGCAACTGTGATGCTATGAAGTTAGGCATGCATTTTGATGTACAAAATGTAGGAGAAAGGGATGGAAGTCATTCTCTTTTAGTATTTTCAACACCTCCAGCCGGTAAATGGGCTCCTGCAAAGCAATTGGTTGCATTCGAGAAAGTCCATGTCTTGGCTGGGGCTCAACAGAGGATTAGTGTTCATTTTGATGCTTGCAAGCACCTCAGTGTTGTGGACCGATTTGGAATTCGAAGAATTCCGATGGGTGTGCACAGTCTTCAAATTGGAGATCTTGAGCACGCCATAACACTCCAAGCTGCTGTAGAAGAGATAAAGTCTTAA